The Porphyromonas pogonae genome segment ATGAAGTCGTGAAAGTGTATCAATCTTTTAGGTCGTTAACACCGGATGACATTAGTAAAGATGTGGTAAGAGGACAATACACTGCTTCCAAATGGAAAAATGAACAACACAAAGGCTATCGGGAAGAGGATAAAGTGTCGGACAAAAGCCGCACAGAGACATTCTTGGCAATGAAACTCTTCATTGACAATTGGAGATGGCAGGGCGTTCCCTTTTACATCCGCACAGGCAAAATGATGCCTACCAAAGTATCGGAAATAGTAATACACTTCAAACAGACTCCGCACCTTGTATTCGGGCTCAAAGATGGAAGCGCAGTATCTAACCAACTTATTATAAGACTTCAACCCAATGAAGGTATAGTACTCAAGTTTGCCGTAAAAGTGCCGGGATCGGGATTCGAGGTAAAAAAGGTGTCTATGGACTTTACCTACGATCAGCTTGGTGGAGTACCCTCCGGTGACGCATACTCAAAATTACTTGAAGACTGCATGCTTGGAGATCCTACACTATTTACCCGGAGTGATGCGGTAGAAACAAGCTGGAATTTCTTTGACCCCATTTTGCAAGAATGGAGCAAGAATAAGAAGATCCCCCTATATGGATATCCCGCAGGTACATGGGGCCCTCCGGAAAGCAGTCATATCATTGAAGAAGGCAAAGTGCACGAATGGACAAATCCCTGCAAGAACCTGACTAACTCAGATTTATACTGCGAATTATGATAGTAAAACATTTTATAAACAAGAAGGAAGTTGCTCTCAACATAGCACAAGAAGTATTTTTAAAGATGTCACACCAAGGAGTGACACGTATAGCTATTTCCGGAGGCTCAACCCCAAAACTCCTTTTTGAGATACTGTCAACAGCTCCCTTTAAAAATAATATCCGGTGGGAGAATATTCACCTTTTTTGGGTGGATGAACGTTGTGTCTCTCCCGATGACGCCGAAAGCAATTACGGCATGGTGGCAAAAACACTCTTAAGACATATAGTTATACCTATAGAAAATATACATCGGATCAGAGGGGAAGCAGAGGATATATCCGCAGAAGCAAAGCGATGCTCTGAAGAGGTACTTGCAAACAGCAAAACCAACCGCCAATCATCTACCCTTTTTGATGTTGCCCTCATGGGGATGGGAGAGGACGGTCACACCGCATCAATATTTCCGGATCAAATGTATCTGCTCAATAGCAAAAAAATCTATGAAATAAGCAGGCATCCGCAAAGTGGACAAAGTAGAATAGGACTTACCGGAGAGGCTATTCTTAACTCTAATAAGATTATATTTATGATTACCGGAAATGAAAAAAAAGATCTTCTAATGCAAGTATTATCGGATCCTACAAGCACGGATCGATATCCGGCTGCGAATATTATGTACAAGGCAAAAGACTTAGAAATATACACAGACATAGCTGTAGGATAAACCTTATACTACTGCCATCATGACATAGTTCCTAAGTTTTTTACACTCACAAAGAATAAGGACTGACTTTTGTAATAAAAGTAA includes the following:
- the pgl gene encoding 6-phosphogluconolactonase encodes the protein MIVKHFINKKEVALNIAQEVFLKMSHQGVTRIAISGGSTPKLLFEILSTAPFKNNIRWENIHLFWVDERCVSPDDAESNYGMVAKTLLRHIVIPIENIHRIRGEAEDISAEAKRCSEEVLANSKTNRQSSTLFDVALMGMGEDGHTASIFPDQMYLLNSKKIYEISRHPQSGQSRIGLTGEAILNSNKIIFMITGNEKKDLLMQVLSDPTSTDRYPAANIMYKAKDLEIYTDIAVG